TCGAGAAAGGCCGTGAGCTGCTCAAGACCCACGCCGACCTGCTCGACCGGGTCACCCGCGAGACCGGCGTCCCCGGCCCCTACCTGGTGGCCTTCTGGGGCCTGGAGACCAACTTCGGCAGTTATTTCGGCAAGATGCCGGTACCCAGCGCGCTCGCTACCCTGGCCTGCGATCACCGCCGCAGCAGCTACTTCTCCGGCGAACTGATTTCCGCCCTGCGCATCATCGACGAGGGCGCGATCGAGCCGGACCAGATGGAAGGTTCCTGGGCCGGCGCCATGGGCCACGTGCAGTTCATGCCTTCGGTGTTCCTGCGCTACGCGGTGGATGCCGACGGCGACGGCAAGCGCGATCTCTGGCACAGCGTGCCGGACGCCATGATGTCCGCGGGCAATTTCCTCAATAACCTGGGCTGGGACGGCGACTATCGCTGGGGCCGTGAGGTGATCCTGCCGGACGGATTCGACTACAGCCGGGCCGGTCTCAAACGCGCGCGCCCGCTCTCCGAGTGGCGCAGTCTGGGCCTGACCGACGCTTTCGGTAACCCACTGGCGCATGCCGACATTGAGGCGGCGCTGCTGGTACCGGCCGGCCACGAGGGCCCCGCGTTCCTCGTCTACCACAACTTCGACGTGATCATGGGCTGGAACCGCTCGGAGTATTACGCACTGGCGGTCGGCAATCTGGCGGATCGCATCGCCGGTGCAGGTGGTCTGCAGAACCCGCCGCCCACCGACCTGCCGCGCCTGTCCCGGCAGGACATCCAGGCCCTGCAAACGGCCCTCAACGATCAGGGTTATGACAGCGGTACACCGGACGGCATCCTGGGCCCGGCCACCCGCGGCGCCATCCGCGATTTCCAGAAAGACCGCAACCTGATCGCCGACGGCTACCCCGCCCCCTCGGTCTTCGAGGCTCTCAACATCCAACTGAGCGACCCGGAAGCCAGCTGAATGGACGACAAACCCGACATCCTCGACACCCGCCTGGTGGCCCGCAGCCGATTGTTCGGCATCGAATCGGTGCACCTGCGCTTCAGCAACGGCGAGGAACGTGAGTTCGAACGCCTGCGCACACCGCCCCTGGCTGGCGTCATGTGCGTGCCCCTGCTGGACGACGATACGGTGGTGATGATCCGCGAATACGGCGTCGGCGTGGAAGCCTACCAGCTCACCCTGCCCAAGGGCGCCTACGAGCATGGCGAGGACTGGCGCGACGCGGCCAACCGCGAGTTGAAGGAAGAAATCGGCTACGGCGCCGGTCATCTGGAACGGCTCAAGGACATGACCCTGTCACCGGGCTACATGGGCCATCATATCCGCGCAGTCATCGCCCGCGACCTTTACGAGGAAAGCCTGCCGGGGGACGAACCGGAGCCGCTGGAAGTGGTGACCTGGAAGCTGTCGGAGCTGGAGCAGCTGGTGGCGCGGGAAGACGTGACCGAAGCGCGGGTGATCGCGGCGCTGTTCATGGTGCGCGACCGCCTGGCCCGCCGGGGATAAGGCAAACAGCGCCCCGGGTGGGGCGCTGCAAATCGCCGTCAGGCAGCCAGTGACGACTGGCGACGGCGGCGGCTGCAGGCGAACGCCAGCAGACCGGTGCCCAGCAGGGCCAAAGTGCCAGGTTCCGGCACGGACTTATAGGTGATCTCGAGGACCGACTTCTTGATGTAGAAATCGCCACCCAGCGATTTCAGGGTCACACCGAACATACCGTCGGCCAGGGAGGCCACATCGATGTCATAGCCGTAGGCACCGCTATCGACGCCACCGATGTCCCAGTCGCCGTTTTCGGTGTAACCGAAACCGAACTCCCAGGTCCAGGGTTTGAAGATGTTGTCGTGCTCAT
This DNA window, taken from Marinobacter bohaiensis, encodes the following:
- a CDS encoding lytic murein transglycosylase; this encodes MRPRTARRRIPAPKTLCGLLLSSCLLPGLGLAATDSDAASGTTPFSDCIAGLKDQALQAGVTPQVTAEVLDHVTLLDRVIELDRRQPEFTTTFADYFNRRVNDARIEKGRELLKTHADLLDRVTRETGVPGPYLVAFWGLETNFGSYFGKMPVPSALATLACDHRRSSYFSGELISALRIIDEGAIEPDQMEGSWAGAMGHVQFMPSVFLRYAVDADGDGKRDLWHSVPDAMMSAGNFLNNLGWDGDYRWGREVILPDGFDYSRAGLKRARPLSEWRSLGLTDAFGNPLAHADIEAALLVPAGHEGPAFLVYHNFDVIMGWNRSEYYALAVGNLADRIAGAGGLQNPPPTDLPRLSRQDIQALQTALNDQGYDSGTPDGILGPATRGAIRDFQKDRNLIADGYPAPSVFEALNIQLSDPEAS
- the nudE gene encoding ADP compounds hydrolase NudE — protein: MDDKPDILDTRLVARSRLFGIESVHLRFSNGEEREFERLRTPPLAGVMCVPLLDDDTVVMIREYGVGVEAYQLTLPKGAYEHGEDWRDAANRELKEEIGYGAGHLERLKDMTLSPGYMGHHIRAVIARDLYEESLPGDEPEPLEVVTWKLSELEQLVAREDVTEARVIAALFMVRDRLARRG
- a CDS encoding PEP-CTERM sorting domain-containing protein, translating into MKRYLAMLGAALLLLAGGSANATVITLTDTTKFLSDATDAPEDLQSYGGRYVNKLEGFLDHVSWKHQYVFDPAASELLTGTLTLYLKDDEHDNIFKPWTWEFGFGYTENGDWDIGGVDSGAYGYDIDVASLADGMFGVTLKSLGGDFYIKKSVLEITYKSVPEPGTLALLGTGLLAFACSRRRRQSSLAA